The following coding sequences lie in one Portunus trituberculatus isolate SZX2019 chromosome 26, ASM1759143v1, whole genome shotgun sequence genomic window:
- the LOC123509312 gene encoding uncharacterized protein LOC123509312 yields MKVTAATVAVLGLLTILMPQGNARSVLVNQVTSALQESFDVLNAKRSDWLNNYLTMKNMTKTDSANMKELLMTSKLVLPLMWQMYATAVRKQKKFYDTVVSEREQSLPFRAHVVPNNMGANMYFEATLLLQQYRE; encoded by the exons ATGAaggtaacagcagcaacagtagcagtgcTGGGCCTGCTAACAATCCTGATGCCTCAG GGTAATGCCCGCTCAGTATTGGTGAACCAGGTGACCTCAGCACTACAAGAGAGTTTTGATGTCTTGAATGCCAAACGAAGTGATTGGTTGAATAACTACTTAACCATGAAGAACATGACGAAGACAGACAGTGCCAATATGAAAGAACTTCTCATGACTAGCAA GCTGGTCCTCCCCTTGATGTGGCAAATGTATGCAACAGCTGTCAGGAAACAAAAGAAGTTCTACGATACTgtggtcagtgagagagagcagTCACTCCCCTTTCGTGCCCACGTTGTCCCAAACAACATGGGCGCCAATATGTACTTCGAGGCCACGCTCCTCCTGCAGCAGTATCGAGAGTAA